GTAGAGCATTTAAGAAAGACAAGCCTACCACAAAGAACAGATGAGGACAAAAAATGCTCCTTGTTCTTAAGCTCTGTAGTGAACTCTACTTGCTCTCCTCTAGCTTTAACAGATTCAAAGGATACATCCATTAAGGCGATCATACTCCGACACGTCTCAAGACTGAACCCTTCTGACTTTATTTCACTATCTGTGAAAAAGAACAGGTATATGTGTGTGCTAAACACACAAGCTACAACAGTGACactgagatttttctttttttttaccatactCACGTTTGGAAAGTACATTCTTCATGATCGTCTTCAGCTCATTGGCACAGACTTGCATGTCCTGCAGGGGGAAGTTGTTATTTGTTTCAAGTTAGCTCAAATAAACCCCTCCGATGCAAGCGACATCCATTTGTGTCCACATTGCTCCCGCATACACACCTCACCAGAAATCTTTTGGTAAATGGCTCGGAACTGTTTGTCCTCTTCAGTTTCTTCCTTGGGTTCAAGCAGTTTTCTCTGGtggacaaataaataataaattatctgTGAATTAGGGGTAATTATTGAAAAAGACATTGaagttgttttattaaaagataaaaaaagtttcagaagtaactacagaaaaacaggcattgaagaaaaagatgttttaagTGAATGGGTAACAAGCCGAGACTGCAGGCAGATCAGTTATGTTGCTTTACATTGATGTTCACATAAAACCAAGACATCAGACAACTTGATTAGCAACACACAGCTTTTCTAGGATTTTATTTCCTCTGTTCCAACTTCTGTAAAACATCACTGCTGTCCAGGTCAGCAGTGATGCTCCGTTCCAGAAGAATAAAGTTCTCCTGaaagatttctgtttttgagCTCTATCATACATGACCAACATTATTTTTGTGTGCAATCATTCCTTTCATAAAAATACCTGCATCTACAGCAGTCCAATACAACATTGCTTCCATCATATCTATTTTTGCAAAGCgaataatactttttttattgctCAAAGTTTTGTCAATGTCTTCATCCCATTCTGCATTCATTAATAGGGTCATAGTTAAAGGATTTGGCCATGTTTACACACCACACTGTTAAAACAGCTTAAAATCAGGGTTAAacacttttctatttgctgcctattatcaaaacagctgttaaagtCCCTACAcgggaactttatttcttgcattttacctattttatttgagttgttttctttctgtttttgtttaatttcttttattattttaaagcttgtttttaatgcacttgttattgcctcctgcaccctgctgtaatgcttttaatgttttatgttaagcactttgaattgtcttgtacatgaaatgtgctatataaataaatttgcctggCCTGACCATGCCTGGTCTTGCCTAATGTACCAGAAAAAGTGGCTCGGTTACATCTGCTTTGATGAAAATATTACAGACATTTATATTTCCTCATGAAATTTGATCACTGCATGTTCAGTTAATCAGTGGATGTGTTTCCATATGATGCCAGAGGGGAGCAGTAAATAACAGTGAGGCTTGTAAATACCAAGGCTTTGCAGGAAAACAGGTGGAGCAGAACCACTTGAGGTCATTTGGCTTTAaactcaatattttttattcccagtgATGTTATTTGACCTGCTCTGAAATGATCTGTGTTGGCAGTGAGGGGGCAATGATATAACTTCAGTGTCTGCTGCCACATCCAGGAAACTACCTTTGGTTTCTTCCTCTTGTCTCCCCGAATGCCATCATGCAGGATTTCTTTGTTAGCATGTGCTCTGTCTGACACAAAGACAATAGGCTGGCATGTAGATGATGGTAGGGGTGGACCAAAGGGAAAAAGGGAtcataaaagaaaagttaattcACATTTAACTGTTTATAATCTGAAAATTTGATACTGACATATGATGACAAGGAGTAGGGGGATAAAAAATGAGACAGAAATGTTAACACCACATGCATTCATTAccttatctttctttttcttgtcttgcTGTTGACCAAGAAGACAAGGAATAGAGGGAtgacatgaaatgaaaagaggaggaaatgtGAAAATTCAAGCCTGTTAGCTTTTCTGAGTGCAGTTTAATTATGGCAAAACAAAGAGGTCAAGATCATAGATGATTAAATATGTATGACATATAATAAATAGGAGTAGGGCAAAGGAATAAGAAACAAACGTGGGATACATAATATCTTTAGTAATATCTACTGGTCTGTTTTTGGTGATGTATTGTGGACCTTTCCATAGACACTGTGCTCCATGGAAACTAATAAatatcttttgtttaattttcaataTTCAGCCTCTCTCTGGTTTCAATTTCCAAATCCTTGTGTGGTAAGCTGTACTTTTGTCTGCAGATAACTCCATTCTTATTCCTTGTGTgtgtattattgtattattagtatttattgttatgtaattgTACTTTGATGtttgtaaaggcttgttttagttttaaaatgcataagtgtttttaatcatgtaaagaactccTGATTGGAGCCTGACTGATTAAAATatcctgaaaatgaaaagtgtgCTGGATTAATACATTATGACACCACTATAATCCGCCGTCAGGTTGCAAACCTGTGTTTGATCAGTTTCGATGACATTCTCTGCCTCTCTGTAAagataaacagacaaacattaATAACACTGCCATTCATTTTCATCAGCTTTTCTATGTCTTACTATTCTTATAGCAATTTTGGACCCAACAAGCCTCTCAGGATTGCTGTGGCTGGAATCAGAAACCCTTACTCTGATGTGCTCTGCTTCTCAGAGAAGACTCTGAGGATGAACTCTCCTTCCTCGTGGGGTTCAAAGGTTGTGGGGATGATGACGTACTCTCCTGGAGGCAGACAAAAACGCTCCGTTACCTCTCGCAGGTTACTGTAGGTCTTGCATTTGGCTTTGGAGGCGTTATAGAGGAAGAAGTCCTTCTGCAGATGTTGATTCTGCCCTTGCATCTAAAAATGAGAGTATAGAATAAGAGATTTACCAATAGTCCTACTATAGGAATTAATTCTTTAGAAAGTAGTAACAAAGTTATGGTAATTTTGTACATGTGGttaaaatacttttcatttCTACCCACACTTCTAGACAGTATACCGTATTCATTGGccactttatttttacaaattagCAAAATGCATTGTTGATGTCTGAGGACAATGGGCAGACTAGTTGGAAATGTTAGAAATGCAACATTAACTCGAATAACCACTGGCTCTAACCAAGGTATGCAAAATGCCGTTTTTGAACGTACAATACGTTCAACCATGAAGCTCACTGTATTCCAGATCTCAACCCAATACGGCACTTTTGGGATGTGGAGTTggcaaatctgcagcaactgcatgatgctatcatgtcaatatggaacaaaatctctgaggaatgtttccaacaccttgttgaatccatGAAGAATGAAAGTTAACCGGATTTCAGCCCTGTACTagcaaggtgtacctaataaagtgacccGTAAATGTATGTTATCAAGCTGATATCAACTCAAATGCCAAACCGTGGAAACTTTTAGTTCTTCAAATGTAAggttttgattagttttttttattcaaatttattaaatatgcTTTGTCAGACACAATTAAACCAATTTTAATAGATGTTGGAGAATGTTGCTTCATGTCTTGGACATTTTGATTGGCTCTTCTGTTAGTATTTTATGGCAATTTAGATTTCAGGCAgttaacattaataataaacatactGGTAGTCAGTGAAGTGATTTTGTCATTTGTTCCCTTTTTAGGATAAAAATACTGTATAAGCTTTCACAAAAGCTTCATCAGCTACTGTATGTCACTGTGCACACTGCTACAGTCAACACACCACTCTGGAGAAAATGGTTTATACAGAAAAAGCGCTGACTTCATCAAAATGACATTCTTCTTTAAGATGGGCATACCTCCTTTGGAACCTGTAGAAAGACAGAGGGAGTAAAATGTCAAATCAACCCCTGAGTGCATGTGAGTCCTGAAGTGTTTAGTGTCATGCAATCACGACCTCATAGATGGAAAATCCAATTGTGAGGAATTTGGCCCCTTTATGACGTTGCATCCTCCGGCCCTTTTGCATCAGAGCCACAACTACAGTGCAGGCCACCTGTCCATCTTCTGGGTCGTCATCCTCCTCATACAGCTGCAGCCGATACTGAGGGTTTGTCCAATATGTGTCTAGAAAGCATTCAGTTATGTCAGGCTATTGTCACCTAGCTTTTAAAGTTTCAAATATacctgttagaaaaaaaactgctgaccTGGGAAGTTTCTGCAACCACCAGCAGAGCCGCCTCTCACCCAGCGACCTTCATTGACTGAAACTGTCCAGCTTTGTCTTTCATCACCTTGCAGACCATCAGGGGTCAGGTTGCACAGCTCTAGCTTGGTGAAATTCTTCTTGAAATCATCAAAGGACATCctgaaaagaagtaaaaagaagaTGTGAAGGAGGAACACAAAGACACAGTAATGTTGTTTACAGGTGAAAATGAACCAGAAAAAATTGTTAACctaaaatgacaaatatgaGTCTCACTGGCATCTGATGTCACATGGTTTACAGAAATTATTGCTAAACCTTtggtaaatacatttttaaaacactacTTCATTTACAAACATATAGGACTGTTTATTAATATATTGTCTCCATTAAATTTCAGCTATAGCCACAACTGAGGCCCCATGAAGCTACACAGCTCTTTACAATGACAGCTCTGTGACAAGTTCTCTAAGATAAAAATAGGATATCATGCCATTTTTAGGTTCTTATCTGCTGTGGGACAAAATATATGTAAAGTAGTTGAGCTCTGTGGCAAGGAAACTATATGGAGACTATGTGTAGACAGGGTGTTGTTATCAAGTAGTTTAATAGACCCTAAAACAATAATTTCTGACAGAGGTTGCTTCATCTAACTAATACAAATTCTTATTCATCCAATTTTTTTATGGAGACGTTTTAGTTGCGACGaacaaaagcaacatttctttttccttccacCAAACTGTTGATGTGgttaaataaaagaggaaagctGTAATGAAATAATACTCACCAGAACTCACTCGTCTCAACAGTTTGTTTGCTTAGATTCGCTTTGTCTGCAGCGGAGATGGTCGACCACTCGTTTGAGCTATAGGAAGATAAATTAACACATAAAAGTAGATACAATATCTAAATATCATCtgacttttatgttttaatgttatatCTCACATCATTTCTTACTTTGCACTCCAGGGCCCCTTCCAGAGCACCCAACCCCAAGGATTACGCAATCGTATCAGGCGAATTTTGGTGTCCTTTGAAACTTCATcacactaattaaaaaaaagtattgcaTAAGCATTTTTTTGGACATATATTTTCTCGCAAAGAATGCAAATCTGCATTTATGAGTGCATTTTACTGCACCTCCTCCAGGCTAATGATGGAGTAAGCATGACCTCTAACCAGCCCCTGGCTTGTCCGAGTCTCCATCTCACTGGCTGAAAAATCCTGATAAACACAACACGTCAAAACAAGCACAGATGAATTTAGGAAGACTTTCCTTTTGGGAAAAAACAGTAATTAAATGTGATTTAGCTGTCATGTGTAAACCTATGAATGTAAATATCACTCCAAGTAATCTATCCCTTGCTTACATCTATGGAGCAGCCAATCAGGGAGCCTCTCTCCAGCGCCTTCCTCAGGATGGTGTAGAGCTCTTTGGGTGCCTCGGACAACTCAAAGAACTCGGTCACTCCACCTGTGAAATCCTCCATCGCTTCCAATGTGTTCCCCCCTTTCAAAGCCTCATAGGATCCATGCAACCTGAGAGAATGTCAATCATTCTGGTCAATGTGCTGACATGTCTGTTTACCGAGACTTTTCACAGAGTCTGCAGCCAATTAAAGAAACATAAGGAGATGCGCACCATGGCGATGTTAGTACACCACAAATAGTATATGCCTTCATAAGGGGTTTGATTCATGATGGGGTCTTATATCTTGTTTCATTAAAAGCAAATTCAAGTAAGTTTCCCCTTATCTTAATAATGTCTTATAGATAGAAATATCATGTCAATCTGAAATTTTGAAAAGTGTGacttgtaattttttaaaggaaaaaaaccaAACTTGTTAGTGGCTGGGCTGGAAATCTGAGCCACTCGTATGGGGTAAACAGCAACACATGTGAGGTGATGATAAAGTGCAGTGACACCTGCATCACTTCTATAGTGCAAGGCATATAAATATGCTCCACTTACTTGGCATAAGCTTTTTCTAAAAGAGCACTCCAGAACTCATTCTCTCTAAATGACTTGGTAAAAACAAGGCGGTTTTTGGAGGTGGGGATGCGGTCATCCACAACCACATCGATCCATTCGCCATAACGCCAGAACTGGAAACAAAGTGAATCACTAGATGAGTAAAAAAATCCCAACATCCATTTAATCATTCGCAGACTGATAGCTGTTAAGTAAAATTGCCAATGAATCTCTAATAGGCTAAAGACCcacttgttttctgctgcatttaaatagtttagttaaaagtccaaatctgcatctgcaatctttcttttaagcttgaatttttaaacttgatcacgttttaactttttgttttttatctggtgttctttctttttcctatcatttttgcttttattttaaattatgctttttgttttctgaagtttcaatgtttctgtaaagcactttgaatcaccttGCCTTGACTAATATGTAGCTATgtaagctaaaagaaaaaagaattatttaCTCAGAAAAGAGAGTGTTTATTCTTCACTGATCAACACGAACAGGCTGTcaataaatggaaataagtTGCAAATAGCCACTCCCAAATACCCAAACGATTAGCTGTGTtgttcattccacagaagcatgatTCTCACAAGTTATTCCTTGCTGGAAAGGTAACCAATCAGGCTTTCCCActatatataataaaacacaaattggTACTATTAAAGttgagaaataatcaaccaaagcaaatttcttttcttttcgtaCCAAGTTTGTTTCTAGGAAAATGCCTAAAACATTAATGTTAGACCTGGAAGTGGAAGATGCCGGCGTAGTTTTCGCTGAAGCTCTGATCAGGGGGAATCACTCTGTACAGCAGCTTCTCGCTCAGTGTCAGGCAGGCAATGGCGGCAAGTAACCAGCAGTCACCTGTCAACAGTAGATTTATTACCTACAAGAGTCATTCCATCCAAGCACACCGCTTCTTACAGATTAAAAGGTGCTTTGCTGAAGGGGTTAATGGTAAACCAAATCTCATGCTTGCACACAGTTAAAGTGTCTTGTGTGTCCATGTCTGCCTGGCTCCATATTTTGACTTCAAAGAAAGTTAAAGCATTCCCCAGAAACAATCATTTAACACTACTGTGGTAGCATAATACAGTATGTATCACTGACTTTAAGATCCTTCTTGTTGCCATCTAGAAGGCTGCTGGTAGTTTCTGACACTCTTCCTCTGCTATGTCTCAAACTGCTCTGGAGTTGGTTATAAAAAGGCAGTTTTCAGctcttttttaaaggtttccaaCATACCAAATTGTGCTTGAATAAGACAACAGTCGGCATTCATCACCATGTTGTTTCTCTACTATATATATGACAAAGAAACAGCGATGTGCTGATAAAAAAGTTAGTGACagagaagtgctgtatgaggtTGTGTGTGAATGGGGCCTGTAGTGTAAAGTGCTATATGGACCAGAAACATGCTACATAAATGACCTAAATAATTTCtatagtacttttttttttaccacaatgAAGCCATTATTCACTTCTCTAATTGCATATCTGAGTATCACATCCCATCTCTTAAGACAATCAGGTAATGTTTACAATTAATATTAAGGGCAAGGGAATCTgtctaaaattatgtaaaaaaaattttctgtagtaaatttttaatttgtgtgtttttatttctatatgaAACCTTTTATTGTATCAGTTTATATGTCCGTTGATTTTGCAGGACTGGTTCATCTGTATATTTACAACTTTATTTTCAAGCATCCAAATAATTTTGCGTTTTCCATATTCAGAAcccctcttttaaaaaaatcattctttTCTGTGTATTCTGAGCAGGTTACAGCAGTATCATATCTGAAagcaaaaacactttaaataataTTACCCAGTTCTCCTTGACATATGTCTGTTCTGTTGGCTCCATCTATGATGAACTGAGGATCATCACAAATTTCCTATAAGACAAAAAGTATTAGAGGACACTTTTGAGTATTTCTTTGATTTCTGTGAAATGAAATGATTGATGCAAAAGGCATCAACTTTAAATGTATTGGTGTGAAAATTATGACAATAAAAAAGACtgtaatttataaatattttcagatCACCACAATATGCCCTTTAATATACATTTGTTAGAGATCATAGTCGCAAACAGTACAAATTAAGATTATTACTCACCATGTGCATTTTCAtctgtttacttgtttatttgaGCAGATAAGTATTGACTTTGTCTCAGAAAAACATCCTTCATTCACTTAATCCATGCATATATGAAGTATTTAGATGGATTTTCCTCTCAACATTTGACTTAAGTAAGAAAAAACCTGTTATGACATACAAGCAGAACTATTACATGGTACACTCTTTCACAGTATATACTGTATTTCTGGATGGAATAAAGACAAAGGGAAACAAATCTGGTGGTTCACAGAAACGATTCTGTCCTTTCCATTACATGATTTACCATAACTGAGGCTGTAAAAATGCCGACTCATATTCTGAAATTAGAGCTTGTTCAACTGCTGACCTGGATGGGATTCATGTATCACTATTCTTAGCTTAATGTCACAAGCTTTGCAAGCCATGCATTGTAAAATAGCAGTCACACCACAGATTAATGTTATACTGTCTTCATAAAGCTGTCATTTGTGTTTTCAGATGACTACATTAACAAATAACCAAATTAGACCTAAAAGCTATTAGTCAATTAAATCAGAGGTGATATAAGATACTTTTCACTTACATGAGTATTTCTAATTGTTGGCCCATATGTGATCAGCTCTACATATGGGGAAATAGGTTATTTCTAGTTATTACATCACAAATATTGTATCCTCCGCATTTTCTGAGAGCTGGCTGTTGCTTAATAATACCTGGATCAATATGAGGCTGCCTTAATCTTTGGGGTTCATCAAAGACTGACCATGATTCAAAAAGCATCTTCTACTtctctgaaaacaaacttttactCTGCAATGCCACTGATAGATGTCCTGGCACAGAATTTCTTTTAGATGTTTAACCATAAGCATAATATTGCAGTCTGGATAATACTGTATAGCTGAATATAATGCTGTTTTGCAAAGGGTAATGTAGCATTTTTAGATTCAAgcttcaagatctttattgtgattatgCAAGCATAACAAAATTTTGCGGAGTctcacacataaataagaaaataggaatataacaggcacacataaaaaagtaaaaaataaagatataaagatATAAGAACACCTCTATAgttacagaaaatgagagaattcacagcagacagtaatatttacagtGTGGATAAAGTGCATTTTAGGGCAAGGATGGagttctgcatgtgtgtgtgtgtgtgtgtgtctgagaagaTGTGAATCTTTAATGTGTGCAGTGTACTGTTGCTAAACAGCCTTGGATTTTGGTTAAGGGTTCTGCCACACtagcatttctgtttttttctttattttttctctgtatgtGCATCTGTGTCAGTACTTTGGCAGCTACTGACACAGAGACATGTGTCTCTGACTGCCAAATGAAAATAACCTTTACCAAATGTTCCTGTCACTCTTGCTGTTGAAGTTACTTGTGCCATCAAAGGCAAATAGTTGGAAACTACCAAATCCTTTTGGAACTGTGTATCAGAAAACTCTCTAACCATCACAGTGTTGTACCCTGTGCAAGAGTCAGCTGTCTGTGATTGCAGAAGGTGATAACCCAAAGCTATGTACCCTCCACTTATGACATCCCACCCTTGTGTTGTAGAGGAAGTGTTGAGATACATGGGGATTTTAGTGAGGAGCAAACATATCAGCACATGCAAACATATTAGAGCCTCTTCTACATTTAGTGCAACTTGGCCTGCAGGCTATGATGACAAAAGAATGGCACTTACCGAAGGACGCTTCCACTCAAATTTAATTGAAGGTTTTTCGCTATAGAAGAGTGAGGAGTCATTTGCAGGAAACAGAGGGTCTTCAAACAAAACGTTCTTGCTCACATACTTGTCTCGCAGTTCCAAAAAAGTCTTCAGACGTTTGGCATCTTTAACTGCCTCATTTCTGCTCAGAATTGCTGAGTAGATTGAGTTTGTCCCAGTAAGTTGGTAATTGGTGCTGCCACCAAGCTCTAGTGATGCCTCAGTTTCATTAAGCACGTTCACCTTTGTTTCCTCAACGATAGGCACTTTCCTGTCATGTTTCTTGCCCTCCATAACCTCAGCCTTTGGTGTCACTGTGTCAGGTATAAAACATAAACTCcagatttcttcttctttttgcaaAAACTGCACATGAAATTGCAAAACAGCAAGAATCTTCCTGAGTCCTCCCTGATTCTGAAAATGGCTTTTACTTCCTTTATTTGCAGGAGCCACTGCTCATGGACAGTCAACAGCCAACGGCCAGGCTCTCAAGTCAGCACTCAGCACAGTGTCCCTGGAGTTTACTGCACCTAAATATAGGCTTTTTAAAGGAGGGGAGGAGGCTTCTCAAAGAAAGACCATGACCAgatattttcatctcatcatGCAATCACAAGGGGGACTGTCCATCATCTGTGAAAGTGATACTCCAGAAAACTTCTATTATGTTCGcaaagaaaagtttgaaaaacAATTGGTTAGTAAAGTTAAGCATCCAGAAACTTGCCTGGACTTAAAGCTTCATTAAATACAAACTTTAGTCAGCATTGATCATTGACTTAAAAGATAATTACTTATATTAGTGTAACTTTAATTCACCAAATTAGATTGATGTAACTGCAGTATGAAGACACTTAGATGAtttattcagaaatattttctaggaatggagtttttttttatatcatattGGCATGAAGAAAAGTTTATGCCCTGTCTCAGAAATCTTTGACATTTGTTTTATGGCAGGTTCTGACACATTTGTATTAAATAGCTCGATCTGATGTGCAGTTAATAATTTTACAACAATATCACATATCTGCAGTTTAAGGATTTTTGTGCTCTAGAGTCAGGTCATCAGCAGGATTCCGACCTTAATGACAGTCAGTCAAGTTAGCTACTGCAGCGTTTACTTTATTGCATATTGACACCTGGCGATAAACGAATTACACATGTCTCCTTACTAATGGCTTGCTTTGACAAACCGACCAGTCACGACAATTCAGTTTTGTTGGCTGGATTTTCTCAGTCTGCGC
The sequence above is drawn from the Melanotaenia boesemani isolate fMelBoe1 chromosome 22, fMelBoe1.pri, whole genome shotgun sequence genome and encodes:
- the capn3b gene encoding calpain-3b, translated to MEGKKHDRKVPIVEETKVNVLNETEASLELGGSTNYQLTGTNSIYSAILSRNEAVKDAKRLKTFLELRDKYVSKNVLFEDPLFPANDSSLFYSEKPSIKFEWKRPSEICDDPQFIIDGANRTDICQGELGDCWLLAAIACLTLSEKLLYRVIPPDQSFSENYAGIFHFQFWRYGEWIDVVVDDRIPTSKNRLVFTKSFRENEFWSALLEKAYAKLHGSYEALKGGNTLEAMEDFTGGVTEFFELSEAPKELYTILRKALERGSLIGCSIDDFSASEMETRTSQGLVRGHAYSIISLEECDEVSKDTKIRLIRLRNPWGWVLWKGPWSANSNEWSTISAADKANLSKQTVETSEFWMSFDDFKKNFTKLELCNLTPDGLQGDERQSWTVSVNEGRWVRGGSAGGCRNFPDTYWTNPQYRLQLYEEDDDPEDGQVACTVVVALMQKGRRMQRHKGAKFLTIGFSIYEVPKEMQGQNQHLQKDFFLYNASKAKCKTYSNLREVTERFCLPPGEYVIIPTTFEPHEEGEFILRVFSEKQSTSEEAENVIETDQTQQDKKKKDKPIVFVSDRAHANKEILHDGIRGDKRKKPKRKLLEPKEETEEDKQFRAIYQKISGEDMQVCANELKTIMKNVLSKHSEIKSEGFSLETCRSMIALMDTDGTGKLNLQEFKHLWKKIKEWQLIFKRYDKDKSCSISSFEMRNAVNDAGFQLNKQLYDIIAMRYTDEHLSIDFDSYICCFVRLEGMFRAFNAFDKDGDGIIKLNVLEWLQLTMYS